The Mycoplasma nasistruthionis genome contains a region encoding:
- the whiA gene encoding DNA-binding protein WhiA, with product MKNMPKNSFSWEIKKEIINNISKKQEILTFVKGFLFCAPLDPESAYFYVQIKNPYIYEKFVRKLELAGINYKIKPKAKTILFVDSAQIDFDWNLNYNDYLTYFFAGLFCARGSISAKESTSYHLELKTNYLPHSEAVLNKLNNYDFNFSLSQRNDSYLIYIKNKDKIIEFLSAIGAKESWYKFQNIIIQRDFENMTNRINNIDIGNIEKIAISTMKYIENIQYVFDNDLADKFSDQQMLLFEIKDRNRWMSFPELCEELAKHDVVITKSGLNHWFRKLNKVVLDHQNKKQI from the coding sequence ATGAAAAACATGCCTAAAAACTCATTTTCATGAGAGATCAAAAAAGAAATAATTAATAATATTTCAAAAAAACAAGAAATACTAACCTTTGTTAAAGGTTTTCTTTTTTGTGCCCCTCTTGATCCTGAAAGTGCTTATTTTTATGTTCAAATTAAAAACCCTTATATCTATGAAAAGTTTGTTAGAAAACTTGAATTAGCAGGTATTAATTACAAAATTAAACCAAAAGCAAAAACTATTTTATTTGTTGATTCAGCTCAAATAGATTTTGATTGAAATTTAAATTACAACGATTATTTAACTTACTTTTTTGCGGGGCTGTTTTGTGCGCGTGGAAGCATTTCAGCTAAAGAGTCTACTTCATATCATTTAGAACTTAAAACTAATTATTTACCTCATTCTGAAGCGGTTTTAAATAAGTTAAATAATTATGATTTTAACTTTAGTCTTAGTCAACGAAATGATAGTTATTTGATTTATATAAAAAATAAGGATAAAATTATTGAGTTTTTATCAGCAATAGGAGCTAAAGAGTCATGATATAAATTTCAAAATATTATTATTCAAAGAGATTTTGAAAACATGACTAATCGAATTAATAATATTGATATTGGAAATATTGAAAAAATAGCAATCAGTACCATGAAATACATTGAAAACATTCAGTATGTTTTTGATAATGATTTAGCTGATAAATTTAGTGATCAACAAATGTTGCTGTTTGAAATCAAAGACAGAAATAGGTGAATGTCTTTTCCAGAATTGTGTGAAGAATTAGCTAAGCATGATGTAGTGATTACTAAAAGTGGTTTAAATCATTGATTTAGAAAGCTTAATAAAGTAGTTTTAGATCATCAAAATAAAAAACAAATTTAA
- a CDS encoding thymidine kinase — MNLKNVDATLDVITGPMFAGKSEELIRRIKILTIAKNKVLIVKPSFDTRFGIEKITSRNGNFIEAIPTDKSSEILGFIKPDTDVVAIDEVHFFDDNIVKVIEQLLKLNISVIVSGLDMDFLNRPFGVMPNILAIADSVSKLKAVCMVCHKLAGYSFRKVSSNDLNLLGDDEYEARCRKCHWAGLTK, encoded by the coding sequence ATGAACTTAAAAAATGTTGATGCAACATTGGATGTTATTACTGGTCCGATGTTTGCTGGAAAAAGCGAAGAATTAATTAGAAGAATTAAAATTTTAACTATTGCTAAAAATAAAGTTTTGATAGTTAAGCCATCATTTGATACTCGTTTTGGAATTGAAAAAATAACAAGTAGAAATGGTAATTTTATAGAAGCCATTCCGACCGATAAAAGTTCAGAAATTTTAGGTTTTATAAAACCTGACACTGATGTAGTAGCTATTGATGAAGTGCATTTTTTTGATGACAACATTGTTAAAGTTATTGAACAATTATTAAAGCTAAACATTTCAGTTATAGTTTCTGGGCTTGATATGGATTTTTTAAACAGACCTTTTGGTGTTATGCCTAACATTTTAGCAATTGCTGATTCAGTGAGCAAATTAAAAGCCGTTTGCATGGTGTGTCATAAATTAGCAGGATATTCATTTAGAAAAGTTTCAAGCAATGATTTAAATCTACTAGGTGATGATGAATATGAAGCTAGATGTAGAAAATGTCATTGAGCAGGATTAACAAAATAA
- a CDS encoding ABC transporter permease — MLSSLAPIIGFAAFYFCILVLGTISGIFSERAGIVNIAINGFIVFGAIMYCLASVIVTDFVLGKKGGSALWQIPLAIFATLTTGVFALLFGLGTIKLKSDQTITGFATGILATGIASLLILILLGIQGQGTEITLRGRAELAWSEDTANLKNIVSFKTFATLGVVFAAWFALRKTKWGLRFRSVGENPQASDVAGINVNKIKWQAVVLAGMVAGLAGSFFAQSRVAEFSINKDVAGLGFLALAIMITSRWKVSNAIIMSAIFAFMLSFSFYGGGFIPIKYKHLLQAVPYAATLVVMVFTSRNTAGPAAAGVAYDKTKR, encoded by the coding sequence ATGCTTTCATCATTAGCTCCAATTATTGGTTTTGCAGCCTTTTACTTCTGTATTTTAGTTCTAGGAACAATTTCAGGTATTTTCTCAGAAAGAGCCGGAATTGTTAACATTGCTATCAATGGATTTATAGTATTTGGTGCAATTATGTACTGTTTAGCAAGTGTTATTGTGACAGATTTTGTTTTAGGGAAAAAAGGTGGAAGTGCATTATGACAAATACCTTTAGCAATATTTGCCACATTAACAACGGGTGTGTTCGCCTTGTTATTTGGTCTAGGTACAATTAAATTAAAATCTGACCAAACTATCACAGGTTTTGCCACAGGTATTTTGGCTACAGGTATTGCTTCACTATTAATTCTAATTCTATTAGGCATTCAAGGTCAAGGTACAGAAATTACATTACGTGGAAGAGCAGAGTTAGCATGAAGTGAAGATACAGCTAACTTAAAAAACATCGTTTCATTTAAAACTTTTGCAACTTTAGGTGTAGTATTCGCAGCTTGATTTGCATTAAGAAAAACTAAATGAGGATTAAGATTTAGATCTGTTGGTGAAAATCCACAAGCATCTGACGTAGCAGGAATTAATGTTAATAAGATTAAATGACAAGCAGTAGTTCTTGCTGGTATGGTAGCAGGATTAGCAGGTTCATTCTTTGCTCAAAGCCGTGTAGCAGAATTCTCTATTAATAAAGATGTTGCAGGGTTAGGTTTCCTTGCTCTTGCTATTATGATTACATCTAGATGAAAAGTATCTAATGCTATCATAATGTCTGCTATCTTTGCATTCATGTTATCATTCTCATTCTATGGTGGTGGATTTATTCCAATTAAATACAAACACTTACTACAAGCAGTTCCATATGCAGCTACTTTAGTGGTTATGGTATTTACATCTAGAAACACAGCTGGACCAGCGGCCGCTGGTGTGGCTTATGATAAAACCAAAAGATAG
- the rplT gene encoding 50S ribosomal protein L20, whose product MARVKGGTVTRARRKKWLKLAKGYFGHKSIGYKVAKQAVVKSWTYAFRDRKQVKRNFRKLWIARINAATRAEGLSYSKFINGLKRANVTINRKMLSELAINDAKTFAQLVAIVKESK is encoded by the coding sequence ATGGCAAGAGTTAAAGGTGGAACAGTTACAAGAGCAAGACGTAAAAAATGACTAAAATTAGCTAAGGGATATTTCGGGCACAAATCAATCGGTTACAAAGTTGCTAAACAAGCAGTTGTTAAATCATGAACATACGCTTTTAGAGACCGTAAACAAGTTAAAAGAAACTTCCGTAAATTATGAATCGCTCGTATTAATGCAGCTACAAGAGCTGAAGGTTTAAGTTATTCAAAATTCATTAACGGACTAAAAAGAGCTAACGTAACAATTAACCGTAAAATGCTTTCAGAATTAGCAATCAACGATGCTAAAACATTTGCACAATTAGTTGCAATTGTTAAAGAAAGCAAGTAA
- a CDS encoding DHH family phosphoesterase: MVIGNLQLVTEQLLKHDSIVIFHHIRPDGDCLGSQFGLKELLEKNFPNKKVYAIGDAKGSFKFLDLVMDQVPSDEVLKESLAVVVDANFKERIELREVLDKDLFKQVIRIDHHPNDDDLGENAVRWVDSSYAAADEMITEIAVANNWKITKRAANLLYLGINTDSGRFLFNNTTSRTLNLAAKLFDAGLDLDFMHTNLAKTSLEDLKYNSFLLSTLKTRDGVAYIQNSVADSAKYGKTPQQSVRVNSIANIEGYPFWVQFTEEENGKIRVEFRSNGPIVRNVAIKWGGGGHERASGAIIDSFNLVEAVIDDCVAEVKRYKAEAK; the protein is encoded by the coding sequence ATGGTTATTGGAAATTTACAATTAGTAACAGAACAACTGTTAAAACATGACAGTATCGTTATTTTTCACCACATTCGTCCTGATGGAGACTGTTTAGGTTCTCAATTCGGACTTAAAGAATTGTTAGAAAAAAACTTTCCAAATAAAAAAGTTTATGCAATCGGAGATGCAAAGGGTTCATTTAAATTCTTAGATTTAGTTATGGATCAAGTTCCATCTGATGAAGTTTTAAAAGAATCTTTAGCTGTTGTTGTGGATGCCAACTTTAAAGAGAGAATAGAACTAAGAGAGGTTCTAGACAAAGATTTATTTAAGCAAGTTATTAGAATTGATCACCACCCTAATGATGATGATTTAGGTGAAAATGCTGTTAGATGAGTTGATTCATCATATGCAGCTGCTGATGAAATGATTACAGAAATAGCAGTTGCAAATAATTGAAAAATAACAAAAAGAGCAGCTAATTTATTATATTTAGGAATTAACACAGACTCAGGAAGATTCTTATTCAATAATACAACAAGCAGAACTTTAAACTTAGCTGCTAAATTATTTGATGCAGGTTTAGATTTAGACTTTATGCATACAAATTTAGCTAAAACATCACTAGAAGATTTAAAATACAATTCATTTTTACTTTCAACTTTAAAAACACGTGATGGTGTTGCATATATTCAAAATTCAGTAGCAGATTCAGCAAAATACGGCAAAACTCCACAACAATCAGTAAGAGTTAATTCAATTGCTAATATTGAAGGATATCCATTCTGAGTTCAATTCACAGAAGAAGAAAACGGAAAAATCAGAGTAGAGTTCAGATCTAATGGACCAATTGTTAGAAACGTTGCTATCAAATGAGGTGGAGGAGGACATGAAAGAGCCTCTGGAGCTATTATTGATTCATTTAACTTAGTTGAGGCAGTTATTGATGACTGTGTAGCAGAAGTTAAACGTTACAAAGCTGAAGCGAAATAA
- the rpmI gene encoding 50S ribosomal protein L35, with translation MPKMKSKSALKKRVKVTGTGKVLREQAYRSHLAQNKTTKQKRQSRKSVQMSKSDLKRFKHMF, from the coding sequence ATGCCAAAAATGAAAAGTAAAAGCGCGTTAAAAAAACGTGTAAAAGTTACTGGAACAGGTAAAGTTCTTAGAGAACAAGCTTACCGTTCACACTTAGCGCAAAACAAAACAACTAAACAAAAACGTCAATCTCGTAAATCTGTACAAATGTCAAAATCTGATCTAAAAAGATTTAAACATATGTTTTAA
- the infC gene encoding translation initiation factor IF-3 produces the protein MQPRGKKPVSEHYVNSDIPYRQVFVIGADGEKIGVMPTRDAIEQAKNQKMDLVLIGVDPKPVCRILDYGKFKYDRKKKNKENKEKQTIIQNREVRLTPMIGENDLMTKSRKAREFILKGDRIKVSLKLRGREIGRKDLGLGTLEKFYATLADIADKTTEPKLVNERFLDMNLQPNKNKIQKYLKEKNLEQNQEAKEGELNAKNEK, from the coding sequence ATTCAACCAAGAGGAAAAAAGCCAGTTTCTGAGCATTACGTTAATTCAGATATTCCATACAGACAAGTCTTTGTAATCGGTGCTGATGGAGAAAAAATCGGAGTAATGCCTACAAGAGACGCTATTGAACAGGCAAAAAACCAAAAAATGGACTTAGTTTTAATCGGGGTAGACCCTAAACCTGTTTGTCGTATTTTAGATTACGGTAAGTTTAAATATGACCGTAAAAAGAAAAATAAAGAAAACAAAGAAAAGCAAACTATCATTCAAAATCGTGAAGTTAGATTGACACCAATGATTGGTGAAAATGACTTGATGACAAAAAGCCGTAAGGCTAGAGAATTCATTCTTAAGGGTGATAGAATTAAGGTTTCATTAAAGCTAAGAGGACGTGAAATAGGTAGAAAAGATTTAGGATTAGGAACTTTAGAAAAATTCTATGCTACATTAGCTGACATTGCTGATAAAACTACTGAACCTAAATTAGTTAACGAACGTTTCCTTGACATGAATCTCCAACCAAATAAAAACAAAATTCAAAAGTACTTAAAAGAAAAGAATCTTGAACAAAATCAAGAAGCTAAAGAAGGAGAATTAAATGCCAAAAATGAAAAGTAA
- a CDS encoding ABC transporter permease, with amino-acid sequence MKNLPVNTELGWKKKANPFVKFTENTRKFFMFEDKRAGRRKLYSSLWAVVLGLVVASLLYYLINLQHGKVTPFTFVQKVIELTQKTEKIGQNFSLLLIFFGFAGLAVSVGFKSGLFNIGIAGQMTMPAIVLFTILIVARIPLDQVSGTFLAGMFVVFILMGAFVAGISGALKAYFNVHEVISTIFLNWIITYLSVWLFTKTNNTFPNADDWLGTVKGTNYLSISQELQSKFIYFGFALLVVLAVGITFLYAKTSLGYKIKMVGLNKTNAKYVGVNEKLMTMGVMSFSGALAGIAGFYYIVLYSKQIIGNSSPLSIGFESIAIALVALNNPIGVIATSVFYSALSNSAQGFPSEKQGIRIASDFFPIITGLIIFMAALAVMFYKFKPLESLWKQTVLLFHKEYWQNFVIYHKLNNKTKKAKALDKFIKLYFEQNGKKPNKDEITKWNAEYNQKHAEFLKQLEQNKAEKDLALYNLNKQFYADAKKMPATRTTAQFEASLLKDFNELYKNVSKNSPMYKRALELVKTRANALHRMAKVENAQKVRDFKQTYNKDKSTIISTYVDKTLDLLKSKNELTYSREYSLLRMKLQSSKAEYRHLESEYEAKVLELMKGMKGASLKDTMAIYDEISKLKFELLAQRETLGLNALYDLKNKRKAVKRSIKTVYKGVKDKIYNNFMTKHFGAPYRDIVLKHANILDETGGNI; translated from the coding sequence ATGAAGAATTTACCAGTAAATACTGAATTAGGCTGAAAGAAAAAAGCTAATCCTTTTGTTAAATTTACAGAAAACACAAGAAAATTCTTTATGTTCGAAGATAAAAGAGCAGGAAGAAGAAAACTTTACTCATCTCTATGAGCCGTTGTTTTAGGTTTAGTAGTTGCATCATTGCTATATTACTTAATCAATTTACAACACGGAAAAGTGACACCATTCACTTTTGTTCAAAAAGTTATTGAATTAACACAGAAAACAGAAAAAATTGGTCAAAACTTTTCACTATTACTAATATTCTTTGGATTTGCAGGATTAGCTGTATCAGTAGGTTTTAAATCCGGTCTTTTCAATATTGGTATTGCTGGGCAAATGACCATGCCAGCTATTGTTTTATTTACAATACTAATAGTTGCAAGAATCCCATTAGATCAAGTTTCAGGAACATTCTTAGCTGGAATGTTTGTTGTCTTTATATTAATGGGTGCATTTGTTGCCGGTATTTCAGGAGCGTTAAAAGCATATTTTAATGTTCATGAAGTTATTTCAACAATTTTCTTAAACTGAATTATTACTTATTTATCAGTTTGATTATTTACAAAAACAAATAACACATTTCCAAACGCTGATGATTGATTAGGAACTGTTAAAGGAACTAATTATTTATCAATAAGCCAAGAATTACAATCTAAATTTATTTACTTTGGATTTGCATTACTAGTTGTTTTAGCTGTAGGTATTACATTTTTATATGCTAAAACGTCCCTAGGATATAAAATCAAAATGGTAGGTTTAAATAAAACTAACGCAAAATACGTCGGGGTGAATGAAAAACTAATGACAATGGGTGTTATGTCATTTTCAGGAGCTCTTGCTGGTATTGCAGGATTTTACTATATAGTTTTATATTCAAAACAAATTATAGGTAACAGTTCGCCTCTATCAATTGGTTTTGAGTCAATCGCTATTGCTTTAGTTGCTTTAAATAATCCAATCGGAGTAATTGCAACTTCAGTATTTTACTCAGCACTTTCAAACTCAGCACAAGGTTTCCCAAGTGAAAAACAAGGTATAAGAATTGCTAGCGATTTCTTCCCTATTATTACAGGTTTAATTATTTTCATGGCTGCTCTTGCTGTTATGTTCTATAAATTTAAACCATTAGAATCATTGTGAAAACAAACAGTCTTACTATTCCACAAAGAATATTGACAAAATTTTGTTATTTATCATAAGTTAAATAACAAAACTAAAAAAGCAAAAGCTTTAGACAAATTTATCAAATTATATTTTGAACAAAATGGCAAAAAACCTAATAAAGATGAAATTACCAAGTGAAATGCAGAATATAATCAAAAACATGCTGAATTTTTAAAACAATTAGAGCAAAATAAAGCCGAAAAAGATTTAGCTTTATATAACTTAAACAAACAATTTTATGCTGATGCTAAAAAAATGCCAGCAACAAGAACAACAGCACAATTTGAAGCATCTTTATTAAAAGACTTTAATGAACTGTATAAAAATGTTTCAAAAAATTCCCCTATGTATAAAAGAGCTTTAGAATTAGTTAAAACTAGAGCAAACGCATTACATAGAATGGCTAAAGTTGAAAATGCACAAAAAGTTCGTGATTTCAAACAAACATATAACAAAGATAAAAGCACAATTATTTCAACATATGTTGATAAAACACTAGATTTATTAAAATCTAAAAATGAATTAACTTATTCAAGAGAATATAGTTTATTAAGAATGAAACTTCAAAGTTCAAAAGCTGAATATAGACATTTAGAATCTGAATATGAAGCTAAGGTATTAGAATTAATGAAAGGCATGAAAGGTGCATCATTAAAAGATACAATGGCTATTTATGACGAAATTTCTAAATTAAAATTTGAACTTTTAGCTCAAAGAGAAACATTAGGACTAAATGCACTATATGACCTTAAAAATAAACGTAAAGCGGTTAAACGTTCAATAAAAACTGTTTATAAAGGTGTTAAAGATAAAATCTATAATAACTTTATGACCAAACATTTTGGCGCACCATACAGAGATATTGTTCTTAAACATGCTAATATACTAGACGAAACAGGAGGTAATATTTAA
- a CDS encoding HAD family acid phosphatase, whose amino-acid sequence MRKNKWLLTLGGISAAVLPITAIAASCGTTQKASTTGTTVKTDAELTKEAFGKLNDTQKVQVLKELKLNTVLTQDQIHELINDFNKDAGTFGSIVWYVKSVEALIAKEAAYKNAIVAFDKLKESNKETFDFSQNFNDAQKVDNVASGKSIPAIFMDIDETVLQNDLTESKAMLEGGYTGDKKEEEDLKGRRFAVPGAVEFINHVQANGGLVFYNSDMNQSTAVRNAVKSNLKKLGIKYVADFQFWMRGAMPYLATDEAAISDEATKNKPDAELKTLASSLSFTQNFRQTPWITWTNSKAAYRLGSKVYKTDRMNGLDANTSGWNLGQADNNASGNAVVLKTMMRIGDNFNDFFDRASKSKSNAERVALYRNTEKFADLFTVNGGDGLKYDENTKKLVKLGYKQAYVMVPGNAEYGGWNEPYKYGQIGEFYKAIKEIVNDPRYQTGPTEQQPTLE is encoded by the coding sequence ATGAGAAAAAATAAATGATTACTAACTTTAGGTGGTATTTCAGCTGCTGTTTTACCAATTACAGCAATTGCTGCTTCTTGTGGAACAACTCAAAAAGCATCTACAACAGGAACAACTGTTAAAACAGATGCTGAATTAACAAAAGAAGCTTTTGGTAAATTAAATGATACTCAAAAAGTACAAGTACTAAAAGAATTAAAATTAAACACTGTTTTAACTCAAGATCAAATTCATGAATTAATTAATGATTTTAACAAAGATGCTGGGACATTTGGATCAATAGTGTGATATGTTAAATCAGTAGAAGCATTAATTGCTAAAGAAGCTGCTTACAAAAATGCTATTGTTGCTTTTGATAAATTAAAAGAAAGCAACAAAGAAACATTTGATTTTTCACAAAACTTTAATGATGCACAAAAAGTTGACAATGTTGCTTCAGGAAAATCAATTCCAGCAATTTTCATGGATATTGATGAAACAGTATTACAAAATGATCTAACAGAATCTAAAGCAATGCTTGAGGGTGGATATACTGGAGATAAAAAAGAAGAAGAAGATTTAAAAGGTAGAAGATTTGCAGTTCCTGGAGCTGTTGAATTCATTAATCACGTTCAGGCTAATGGTGGATTAGTATTTTACAACTCAGATATGAACCAATCAACAGCTGTTAGAAATGCTGTTAAATCTAATCTAAAAAAATTAGGTATTAAATATGTAGCTGACTTCCAATTCTGAATGAGAGGTGCTATGCCTTACCTAGCAACTGATGAAGCTGCTATTTCTGATGAAGCTACAAAAAATAAACCTGATGCAGAATTAAAAACTCTAGCATCATCATTAAGCTTTACACAAAACTTTAGACAAACACCTTGAATTACATGAACAAATTCAAAAGCTGCATATCGTTTAGGAAGCAAAGTTTATAAAACTGACAGAATGAACGGATTAGATGCTAACACTTCTGGATGAAACTTAGGACAAGCGGATAATAACGCATCAGGAAATGCAGTTGTATTGAAAACAATGATGAGAATTGGTGATAACTTCAATGATTTCTTCGATAGAGCTTCAAAAAGTAAATCAAATGCTGAAAGAGTTGCTTTATATAGAAATACAGAGAAATTTGCTGATTTATTTACAGTAAATGGTGGTGATGGTCTAAAATATGATGAAAATACTAAAAAACTAGTTAAACTCGGTTATAAACAAGCATATGTTATGGTGCCAGGAAACGCTGAATATGGTGGATGAAATGAACCATATAAATATGGTCAAATTGGTGAATTCTATAAAGCAATTAAAGAAATTGTAAATGATCCTAGATATCAAACAGGACCAACAGAACAACAACCAACATTAGAATAA
- a CDS encoding DHH family phosphoesterase translates to MIIGNSKVAIDAIEKYDNIVIFHHIRPDGDCLGSQAGLAELIRTNYPNKKVFTVGNNLHLFDFMEYHFDKIEDVDFNNSLGIVVDASSGDRIECSELLYENKTTAKLRIDHHPNGADIDYDYNWIDEHFVAAAEMIAQLAYDAKWEVTQKASGHIYLGINTDSGRFLFPDTSARTYKLVAFLMENGFHPSSILRELSKRSSQSLKFIGRILNGFKKEGRTLYYEIDAETLKECNMDSFEAAQYVNELANIDDNSCWALFIQLEDGTVRGRLRSNGPLVNKVANQFGGGGHDNAAGITLQSWDQVPTVLEALNKAIEEFEK, encoded by the coding sequence ATGATTATAGGAAACTCAAAAGTTGCAATAGATGCAATTGAAAAATACGATAACATTGTTATTTTTCACCACATTCGTCCTGATGGAGACTGTTTAGGTTCACAAGCAGGATTAGCAGAATTAATTAGAACAAACTATCCAAACAAAAAAGTTTTTACAGTAGGTAATAACTTACATTTATTTGATTTTATGGAATATCACTTCGATAAAATTGAAGATGTTGACTTTAACAACTCATTAGGTATTGTGGTTGATGCTTCAAGTGGTGATAGAATTGAATGTTCAGAATTATTATATGAAAACAAAACAACAGCTAAATTAAGAATTGACCACCATCCAAATGGTGCTGATATTGATTATGACTACAACTGAATCGATGAGCACTTTGTAGCAGCCGCTGAAATGATTGCTCAACTTGCATATGATGCTAAATGAGAAGTAACACAAAAAGCTTCAGGACATATTTATTTAGGAATTAACACAGACTCTGGAAGATTTTTATTCCCAGACACATCAGCTAGAACATATAAGTTAGTGGCATTTTTAATGGAAAACGGTTTCCACCCTTCATCAATTTTAAGAGAACTATCTAAAAGAAGTTCACAATCTTTAAAATTCATTGGACGTATTTTAAATGGATTTAAAAAAGAGGGAAGAACTTTATACTATGAAATTGATGCTGAAACATTAAAGGAATGTAACATGGACTCTTTTGAAGCGGCACAATATGTTAATGAACTAGCTAACATTGATGATAACTCATGTTGAGCATTATTTATTCAATTAGAAGATGGAACAGTAAGAGGAAGACTACGTTCAAATGGACCATTAGTTAATAAAGTTGCTAACCAATTTGGTGGTGGAGGTCATGACAATGCTGCCGGAATTACTCTACAATCATGAGACCAAGTTCCAACAGTATTAGAAGCTCTAAATAAAGCTATCGAGGAGTTTGAAAAATAA